The following coding sequences are from one Lolium rigidum isolate FL_2022 chromosome 6, APGP_CSIRO_Lrig_0.1, whole genome shotgun sequence window:
- the LOC124666382 gene encoding F-box protein At5g49610-like codes for MAEAATAGEAPHHRGLPAEIVMWEILVRLPPKALLRCRTVCRSWRRATSSRDFLLAHHGHQPALSLLYTYDVSDASSRSLDIVPLDHRAGVAAADQLRPVARLGTGDNCMQLEASCDGLIILSTFGDPCFSICNPATRQHAPLPLLHGFRLAGMYPHPPTGEYRLLLYPAVGVQDACYVYAVGSRQPPRYIGRQEEKELIHRFVSVLCRGNLHWSEAMLEGTSGQLMVFDGTSELFRQMRAPTVPGAAQLFEMDGMLGMASSNDAATIIDIWMMRDYDSEVWAFKCRVELPVAELAMRFRLSNFSNLVVSSSDDNDVLILVESGEWLLQIGIDGKLVAKFNTKYLSITPLRLKQTLVRHTFFPTIDGYIVNTWPFI; via the coding sequence atggcggaggcCGCAACAGCAGGCGAGGCGCCTCACCACCGCGGCCTCCCGGCCGAGATCGTCATGTGGGAGATCCTCGTCCGCCTGCCACCCAAGGCTCTCCTCCGCTGCCGCACCGTCTGCCGCTCCTGGCGCCGCGCCACCTCCTCTCGCGACTTCCTCCTCGCCCACCACGGCCACCAGCCCGCGCTCTCCCTCCTCTACACGTACGACGTCAGCGACGCCAGCAGCCGTTCCCTCGACATCGTGCCTTTGGACCACCGGGCCggggtcgccgccgccgatcaGCTCCGTCCCGTCGCCCGGCTTGGCACCGGCGACAACTGCATGCAGCTGGAGGCGTCCTGCGACGGTCTTATCATCCTCTCCACTTTCGGTGACCCGTGTTTCTCCATCTGCAACCCGGCCACTCGTCAGCATGCTCCTCTGCCGTTGCTTCATGGCTTCAGACTTGCGGGGATGTACCCGCACCCTCCTACCGGCGAGTACCGGCTACTGCTGTACCCTGCCGTGGGCGTTCAAGATGCCTGCTATGTTTACGCGGTGGGCTCCCGCCAGCCGCCGAGGTACATCGGGCGGCAGGAGGAGAAGGAACTGATTCATCGGTTCGTCTCCGTCCTTTGTCGTGGCAACCTGCATTGGTCCGAAGCGATGTTGGAGGGCACGAGCGGCCAACTAATGGTATTCGACGGCACATCCGAGCTGTTCAGGCAGATGCGCGCTCCTACTGTTCCAGGCGCTGCTCAACTGTTTGAGATGGACGGAATGCTTGGAATGGCCAGCTCTAATGATGCGGCGACAATAATCGATATCTGGATGATGCGGGACTACGACAGCGAGGTATGGGCCTTCAAGTGCCGTGTTGAATTGCCGGTTGCAGAGCTCGCCATGCGGTTTCGACTTAGCAACTTCTCGAATCTGGTTGTTTCGTCTTCGGATGATAATGATGTGCTCATTCTGGTCGAATCGGGCGAGTGGCTACTTCAGATCGGCATCGATGGCAAGTTGGTCGCCAAGTTCAATACCAAATATCTTAGTATTACTCCACTTCGTCTCAAGCAAACTCTTGTTCGGCATACCTTCTTTCCAACAATAGATGGTTATATTGTGAACACTTGGCCTTTCATCTGA